A portion of the Trachemys scripta elegans isolate TJP31775 chromosome 9, CAS_Tse_1.0, whole genome shotgun sequence genome contains these proteins:
- the CHMP1B gene encoding charged multivesicular body protein 1b → MSSMEKHLFNLKFAAKELSRNAKKCDKEEKVEKTKIKKAIQKGNTEVARIHAENAIRQKNQAINFLRMSARVDAVAARVQTAVTMGKVTKSMAGVVKSMDATLKSMNLEKISALMDKFEHQFETLDVQTAQMEDTMSNTTTLTTPQNQVDTLLQEMADEAGLDLNMELPQGQTGSVGTSVASAEQDELSQRLARLRDQV, encoded by the exons AACACCTGTTTAACTTGAAGTTTGCTGCCAAAGAGCTCAGCAGGAATGCAAAAAAATGTGATAAAGAAGAAAAGGTTGAAAAGACTAAAATTAAGAAG GCAATCCAGAAGGGTAATACTGAAGTTGCAAGAATACATGCAGAAAATGCAATCCGACAGAagaatcaagcaatcaatttctTGCGCATGAGTGCCAGGGTAGATGCAGTAGCCGCAAGAGTTCAAACTGCAGTAACAATGGGCAAG GTAACAAAGTCAATGGCAGGAGTAGTTAAATCTATGGATGCTACATTGAAGAGCATGAACCTGGAAAAG atatctgcCTTAATGGACAAATTTGAGCACCAGTTTGAAACACTAGATGTTCAGACGGCACAGATGGAAGACACAATGAGTAATACTACTACGTTAACAACACCACAA AACCAAGTGGATACGCTTCTACAGGAAATGGCAGATGAAGCAGG CCTTGATCTGAACATGGAACTACCCCAGGGGCAAACAGGTTCTGTTGGCACAAGTGTTGCTTCAGCAGAGCAG